ATCCGGGCCGTAGAGCTGCACCTCTCCGACCTCGACCCCGCGCTCCACTAGTTCCTCGCGGGCTTTCCGGACGTCGGCGACGACCAGCTGCAGACCCTTCAGCGACCCCGGCGGCATGTCCGGCACCATGCCCTTCCCGAGCACGATCGAGCAGCCCGATCCCGGCGGCGTCAGCTGCACCAGGCGCAGGCCCGGACCAGGGCTGATGTCGTGGTCGAGGCGGAAGCCGACTTGGTCGACGTAGAACGCTTTGGCCCGGTCCACGTCGGTTACCGGGACGACGACGACCTCGAGAGTCCAGTCCATGGGACGAGTTCTAGCGGCGGCGCGAGCAGGCGGTCAAGCGCTCGCCAGCTCCACCCGGTTCCGGCCCGCCTGCTTGGCCCGGTACAGCGCGGC
The nucleotide sequence above comes from Amycolatopsis sp. AA4. Encoded proteins:
- a CDS encoding VOC family protein; this translates as MDWTLEVVVVPVTDVDRAKAFYVDQVGFRLDHDISPGPGLRLVQLTPPGSGCSIVLGKGMVPDMPPGSLKGLQLVVADVRKAREELVERGVEVGEVQLYGPDPGTGALEDLDNIGFIHFSDPDGNSWSVQQISARAKG